One segment of Arcanobacterium phocae DNA contains the following:
- a CDS encoding PTS sugar transporter subunit IIA, protein MFGLGKKKVEFHPVFPGAVVPVTEVPDPVFSQGMLGTGYAVNPDPQADELVVCAPIDGTIGKMFKTLHAFTMHVDSGVDFLVHIGLDTVELHGEGFTALVETGTHVSAGTPIMRVDAKALRAAGKNLITPVVFTEKVQVKSVDVHEGDAMLEDVAATVTLA, encoded by the coding sequence ATGTTTGGTCTAGGCAAGAAAAAAGTTGAATTTCACCCGGTTTTCCCCGGCGCTGTAGTGCCCGTAACTGAGGTGCCCGATCCGGTATTCTCGCAAGGTATGCTCGGTACGGGATACGCAGTTAATCCGGACCCTCAAGCGGACGAACTCGTTGTGTGTGCACCGATTGATGGCACAATTGGCAAGATGTTTAAAACCTTGCACGCGTTCACAATGCATGTTGATTCCGGCGTGGATTTCTTGGTTCATATCGGACTTGACACAGTTGAACTTCACGGTGAAGGCTTCACCGCTCTTGTGGAAACGGGAACGCATGTGAGTGCAGGTACTCCGATTATGCGAGTAGACGCAAAAGCTTTGCGTGCAGCGGGAAAGAACCTCATCACTCCAGTGGTCTTCACAGAAAAAGTTCAAGTGAAATCAGTGGATGTGCATGAAGGTGATGCCATGCTCGAAGATGTGGCTGCAACGGTCACGCTTGCCTAG
- a CDS encoding 4-(cytidine 5'-diphospho)-2-C-methyl-D-erythritol kinase — protein MNMDRVVHASAPGKVNIALRVGASRPDGFHPLDTVFEALDVRDDVVVQLAPDLAMSISGIGEDLPVDDSNLVIRAARLLRDRFGHCTSLDIVPADLGAHLAVTKRIPVAGGMAGGSADAAATLVALNELWQLSLKPEQLHECAAELGSDVPFSLMGGIAHGIGRGEQLTQLPSSETHGWVMLLNQQGLSTPAVFREFDKLGLGRATPDTTDDVRAVISGPTRGSEHRGLLGRAVGNDLEEPARSLRPDVAHIIDTIRAHIAAGVLGAHAVLLSGSGPTIAVLAEPSRLDSLAARLEQLFPGLTAVVATGPARGTYLVR, from the coding sequence ATGAATATGGATAGGGTAGTGCATGCGTCTGCACCGGGGAAAGTCAATATTGCGTTGCGAGTGGGTGCGTCGCGCCCAGATGGTTTTCACCCGTTAGATACGGTGTTTGAGGCGTTGGATGTGCGTGACGACGTCGTAGTTCAGCTCGCGCCGGACCTAGCGATGAGTATTAGCGGAATCGGGGAAGATCTACCGGTTGATGATTCTAATCTGGTGATTCGGGCGGCACGGTTATTGCGGGACCGGTTTGGACATTGCACAAGCCTCGATATTGTGCCAGCTGACTTAGGAGCGCACCTGGCGGTAACAAAACGTATCCCGGTTGCCGGTGGTATGGCTGGCGGGTCCGCCGACGCTGCGGCAACACTGGTGGCGCTGAACGAATTGTGGCAACTGAGTCTTAAACCCGAACAGCTCCATGAGTGTGCTGCCGAACTCGGTTCCGATGTGCCGTTTTCCCTGATGGGAGGAATAGCGCACGGGATTGGCCGTGGGGAACAATTGACGCAGCTGCCGTCGTCAGAAACTCATGGCTGGGTGATGCTCCTTAACCAGCAGGGACTATCCACTCCGGCAGTATTTCGTGAGTTCGATAAGCTCGGATTAGGGCGCGCAACGCCGGATACTACTGATGATGTGCGCGCCGTGATATCCGGGCCAACCCGCGGTAGCGAGCATCGGGGACTGCTTGGCCGTGCTGTCGGCAATGATTTAGAAGAGCCGGCTCGCTCACTACGGCCGGATGTGGCACATATTATCGACACGATACGCGCCCATATCGCGGCGGGCGTTCTGGGGGCACATGCAGTGCTTTTATCTGGCTCAGGCCCAACGATTGCGGTGTTAGCTGAACCAAGCCGGCTGGATTCGTTAGCGGCTCGTCTTGAACAGTTGTTCCCGGGCTTAACGGCGGTGGTCGCCACTGGGCCAGCTCGTGGAACTTATCTAGTAAGATAA
- a CDS encoding ABC-F family ATP-binding cassette domain-containing protein, translating into MAHILGVEDVSIALGSRPILGNINVSIEDGAKIGIVGPNGGGKSTLLKLLTRVLEPDSGQVTMMNGTRFSVLSQAISFAPDVTVIQAIHGNTEEYVWASDSAIRYLHEGLLPDVPLDRRVTELSGGQRRRVALAATLAADANVVVLDEPTNHLDIEGVTFLAKYLNERFGRGEGALVVVTHDRWFLDAVCDRLWEVVPGNDGAGGHNPQPGHVETYEGGYAAYILQRAERARIAQQTAEKRNNILRKELAWLRRGAPARTSKPKFRIEAANELIANEPPPRDSLELAKMATSRLGKDVIDLIDVSFSYDSASDADDQKPVLDDVTLRLAPGERLGIVGGNGAGKSSLLGLISGVLAPTTGRVKRGKTVNLAVLTQETKELDDIATRRVVEAVHDIASHVMVGKKEMTAAQLVEKLGFTRERAWTQVGDLSGGERRRLQLLRLLVGEPNVLLLDEPTNDLDTDTLAAIEDMLDSWPGTLVVVSHDRYLLERITDHQVAVLDGHVRDLPGGVDEYVQLAAQLRKERSDDGDAGPHVAAPTKTKDAAKERLVHKNMARLERKMDKVRQQLEKIGLKQADAAASGDFEALIDLGKEAAEAQDELDALEEEWMAVAEEVEFL; encoded by the coding sequence ATGGCGCATATTTTGGGTGTTGAAGACGTTTCGATCGCGTTAGGATCGCGCCCAATTTTGGGCAATATTAACGTCTCTATCGAAGACGGCGCCAAGATTGGGATTGTTGGCCCAAATGGTGGCGGGAAGTCCACTTTGCTCAAACTTTTGACCCGCGTGTTAGAACCGGATAGCGGGCAAGTTACCATGATGAATGGAACCCGGTTTTCGGTTCTCTCCCAGGCGATTTCGTTCGCTCCAGATGTGACGGTTATCCAAGCGATCCACGGTAATACTGAGGAATACGTGTGGGCGTCGGATTCAGCCATCCGGTATTTACATGAGGGGTTGTTGCCTGATGTTCCGCTTGATCGGCGGGTGACTGAGCTTTCTGGTGGGCAACGACGCCGGGTTGCGCTCGCGGCAACCTTGGCGGCGGATGCGAATGTGGTTGTGCTTGACGAACCCACCAACCACTTAGATATCGAAGGCGTTACCTTCCTTGCTAAATATCTTAATGAGCGCTTTGGCCGGGGCGAGGGCGCACTTGTGGTTGTTACCCACGACCGCTGGTTCTTGGATGCGGTGTGTGACCGGTTGTGGGAAGTTGTTCCTGGCAACGACGGTGCTGGCGGACATAATCCGCAGCCTGGCCATGTTGAAACCTACGAGGGCGGCTATGCGGCATATATTTTGCAGCGTGCTGAGCGTGCCCGGATTGCGCAACAAACTGCAGAAAAGCGAAACAATATTTTGCGTAAGGAATTGGCATGGTTGCGGCGCGGTGCACCGGCCCGCACCTCTAAGCCGAAATTCCGTATTGAGGCTGCCAATGAGTTGATTGCGAACGAACCGCCGCCGCGCGATTCACTCGAGCTTGCTAAGATGGCTACGAGCCGGCTAGGTAAGGACGTTATTGATCTGATCGACGTGTCTTTTTCTTATGATTCGGCGAGCGATGCTGATGACCAAAAGCCGGTTCTCGATGACGTAACTTTACGATTAGCGCCAGGTGAGCGCCTGGGAATCGTGGGCGGTAACGGTGCTGGAAAGTCCTCGTTACTTGGGCTGATTAGTGGTGTTTTAGCACCGACGACGGGCCGTGTTAAGCGCGGCAAAACAGTGAACCTTGCGGTGCTAACCCAGGAAACTAAAGAGCTTGACGATATTGCGACTCGACGAGTGGTTGAGGCCGTTCATGATATTGCTAGCCACGTTATGGTGGGCAAGAAAGAAATGACTGCCGCGCAGTTGGTGGAAAAGCTCGGTTTTACCCGGGAGCGGGCGTGGACGCAGGTGGGCGATCTCTCCGGTGGAGAACGCCGACGGTTGCAGCTTTTGCGGTTGCTGGTTGGGGAACCAAATGTGTTGCTTCTTGACGAGCCGACCAACGATTTGGATACCGATACGTTGGCGGCGATCGAGGATATGCTTGATTCGTGGCCGGGTACCTTGGTTGTGGTATCGCACGATCGTTACCTGTTGGAGCGGATTACCGATCACCAGGTTGCGGTGCTCGACGGGCACGTGCGTGATTTGCCTGGTGGGGTGGATGAGTACGTGCAGTTGGCGGCTCAGCTTCGTAAGGAACGTTCCGACGACGGCGATGCCGGTCCACACGTGGCAGCACCTACCAAGACGAAGGATGCGGCCAAAGAGCGGTTAGTGCATAAAAATATGGCGCGTCTGGAACGCAAGATGGATAAGGTGCGTCAACAGTTGGAAAAGATTGGGTTGAAGCAGGCTGATGCGGCAGCGAGCGGTGATTTTGAGGCTTTGATAGATCTTGGGAAAGAGGCGGCTGAGGCTCAAGACGAGTTAGATGCGCTTGAAGAAGAATGGATGGCTGTTGCCGAAGAAGTAGAATTTTTATAG